In a single window of the Acyrthosiphon pisum isolate AL4f chromosome X, pea_aphid_22Mar2018_4r6ur, whole genome shotgun sequence genome:
- the LOC100166241 gene encoding uncharacterized protein LOC100166241, protein MFSLAKLSYFECYEFQQYWYNTIPNNVIKFEIRQCCETLMAYLKGDKKINCRLDIKTCSIAADFGHLDCLQLAHKLGFAWNKDVCMAAAKNGDLDSLKFAHENGCSWDRSICYTAAKHGNLECLKYAHENKCPWDKYTSNWAANCGNFDCLVYAFVNGCPWDEKTCMLAAHNGHIDCLKFAHENGCPWGEDTCKWAASSGELECLMYAHSNGCPWTVDTCTKAATKGRLECLKYAHINGCEWDKNTCSMAASNGHLDCLMYAHENGCPWDECTTFCAAESGHLDCLIYSFTNGCLCDDKTSSAAGRNGHLDCLKYLHENKCPFDSFLTYGAAKNGHIDCLQYAHENGGKWHSDTCYAAALNGHFECVRYARKNGCPWDDKTREWAAINGQFEDCF, encoded by the coding sequence ATGTTCTCCTTagcaaaattatcatattttgaatgTTATGAATTTCAACAGTATTGGTACAATACCATaccaaataatgtaattaaatttgaaattcgaCAGTGTTGTGAAACTTTGATGGCCTACTTAAAAggcgataaaaaaattaattgtcgGTTGGATATTAAGACATGCTCCATTGCTGCAGACTTTGGTCATCTTGATTGTTTACAGTTAGCTCACAAATTAGGCTTTGCATGGAACAAAGATGTATGTATGGCTGCTGCAAAAAATGGAGATTTAGATTCTCTAAAATTTGCCCATGAAAATGGATGTTCGTGGGATAGAAGTATATGTTACACTGCAGCAAAACATGGTAATTtggaatgtttaaaatatgctCATGAGAACAAGTGCCCTTGGGACAAATATACATCTAACTGGGCAGCTAATTGTGGCAATTTTGATTGTTTGGTATATGCGTTTGTTAATGGTTGCCCCTGGGATGAAAAAACATGCATGTTGGCTGCCCATAATGGACATATTGACTGCCTAAAATTTGCCCATGAAAATGGTTGTCCATGGGGTGAAGACACATGCAAATGGGCTGCAAGTAGTGGAGAGCTAGAATGTTTGATGTACGCTCATAGTAATGGTTGTCCCTggactgtagatacatgtacCAAGGCTGCAACAAAGGGCAGACTTGAATGCTTAAAGTATGCGCACATCAATGGGTGTGAATGGGATAAAAATACATGCTCTATGGCTGCCTCTAATGGACATTTAGATTGTTTAATGTATGCCCATGAAAATGGGTGCCCTTGGGATGAATGTACAACATTCTGTGCAGCCGAAAGTGGACATTTAGATTGcttaatttattcttttacTAATGGATGTTTGTGCGATGATAAAACGTCTAGTGCTGCTGGTAGAAATGGGCATTTGGATTGTTTAAAGTATCTGCATGAAAATAAATGCCCTTTCGATTCATTTTTGACATATGGAGCTGCAAAAAATGGGCATATTGATTGTCTCCAATATGCCCATGAGAACGGAGGTAAATGGCATTCAGATACATGTTACGCGGCTGCATTGAATGGCCACTTTGAATGCGTAAGATATGCTCGAAAAAATGGATGTCCTTGGGACGACAAAACACGCGAATGGGCTGCAATTAATGGACAATTTGAGGACTGTTTTTAA